The following coding sequences are from one Triticum aestivum cultivar Chinese Spring chromosome 5A, IWGSC CS RefSeq v2.1, whole genome shotgun sequence window:
- the LOC123106784 gene encoding uncharacterized protein, producing the protein MYDAGSCDGAATSGDAADDNNHGQPQQANQQQAPPAPTSRISVRKAVEVIQTFDEYKWWLIAEIGFGGMLKLPFLQKLNLKFSAWTMSKVCVERRAIVLSETKILKFFVEDIHKVFGIPCGHRSVRGRDGFIKPEAITFIKRTLGMDRTGVHSLRAAEEFLLRDRSKDSSKMEKDCFHIAFVIFVMGHVLAPRTKHDYGTIDYWGALANTENISQFNWCEFVLEFLLEAVRRLKNDMMANNMNANLVGCHLFLQIFFLDNVDLGIFNKNHNVLPRISDFDQTSIKNMITMATDIGMGPTSYSKCMIRQGIDLCYAGCNIADCTERTSNQPVEGVNMEEDV; encoded by the exons ATGTATGACGCCGGAAGTTGTGATGGGGCCGCAACCTCTGGGGATGCAGCTGATGACAACAATCATGGACAGCCACAGCAAGCTAATCAACAACAGGCACCTCCTGCTCCAACTTCTCGAATTTCAGTCAGAAAAGCAGTAGAAGTAATCCAGACATTTGACGAATACAAGTGGTGGCTCATTGCTGAAATTGGTTTTGGTGGAATGCTAAAGCTACCCTTCCTCCAGAAGCTTAATCTTAAGTTTAGCGCCTGGACTATGAGCAAGGTCTGCGTTGAGCGTCGAGCGATTGTTTTGTCAGAAACCAAGATACTAAAGTTTTTTGTGGAAGACATCCACAAGGTTTTTGGCATCCCGTGTGGACACCGGAGTGTTAGAGGGCGTGATGGTTTCATCAAGCCAGAAGCTATAACATTCATAAAGAGGACGCTAGGCATGGACAGGACGGGAGTGCATAGCCTGCGTGCGGCTGAGGAATTCCTTCTCCGTGACAGATCCAAGGATTCTAGCAAGATGGAGAAGGATTGCTTTCATattgcatttgtcatttttgttatGGGACATGTGCTGGCACCTAGAACAAAACATGATTATGGCACCATAGACTACTGGGGTGCATTGGCAAATACGGAGAACATATCACAATTCAATTGGTGTGAGTTTGTACTTGAGTTCTTGCTTGAGGCAGTCCGGCGGCTTAAGAATGATATGATGGCCAACAATATGAACGCCAATCTGGTTGGTTGCCACTTGTTTTTACAG ATTTTCTTCCTTGACAATGTCGACCTTGGAATTTTCAACAAGAACCATAATGTTCTTCCTCGCATTAGTGACTTCGATCAGACCAGCATCAAGAACATGATAACAATGGCGACTGACATTGGAATGGGCCCTACATCCTACTCGAAATGCATG ATTCGTCAGGGTATTGATCTATGCTATGCTGGTTGCAACATTGCTGATTGCACTGAGAGAACTTCCAACCAGCCAGTTGAAGGCGTCAATATGGAGGAAGATGTTTAA